A genomic region of Dactylococcopsis salina PCC 8305 contains the following coding sequences:
- a CDS encoding Re/Si-specific NAD(P)(+) transhydrogenase subunit alpha: MKIAVTKEIEVGERRVALIPDVVSRLVKQGWEIEVEAGAGEAGFFSDRAYEEAGATIIADKATLWQNADIITKVAALKEEELPLLQKGKSIIGLLNPFGNPELIQTLGEQGVNAFSLELMPRTSRAQSMDALSSQANIAGYKAVLLGATALPKFFPMLTTAAGTIRPATVFVIGVGVAGLQAIATARRLGALVEAFDIRPEVKEQVESLGGKFVEMTVEEETTTKDGYAKEVSKDAKQKSQELIAKHVATADVVITTAQVQGKRAPQLVTTEMIKEMKSGSVIVDLAGEQGGNCEPTEAGKDIQVEPGITVIGPINLPSSLPVHSSQMYSKNISTLLQYLVKEEQMQLNFEDDIINSICLTHDGELRNQRVKDILATKTESKV; the protein is encoded by the coding sequence ATGAAAATAGCAGTAACGAAAGAAATCGAAGTCGGGGAACGTCGCGTCGCGTTGATTCCAGACGTAGTTTCCCGTCTCGTTAAACAAGGCTGGGAAATTGAAGTGGAAGCTGGGGCTGGAGAGGCTGGTTTTTTTAGCGATCGCGCTTATGAAGAAGCAGGCGCAACCATTATCGCCGATAAAGCGACACTTTGGCAAAATGCGGACATCATCACGAAAGTAGCAGCCCTCAAAGAAGAAGAACTCCCTTTGTTACAAAAAGGAAAATCGATCATTGGGTTGCTTAACCCCTTTGGAAACCCCGAACTGATTCAAACTCTGGGAGAACAGGGCGTTAATGCTTTCTCACTGGAATTAATGCCGCGTACCAGCCGCGCCCAAAGTATGGACGCGCTTTCCTCCCAAGCGAACATCGCTGGTTATAAAGCCGTCTTACTCGGTGCTACCGCGCTTCCGAAATTCTTCCCGATGTTAACCACCGCAGCGGGAACGATTCGCCCAGCGACTGTTTTTGTCATTGGCGTTGGGGTTGCTGGTTTACAAGCGATCGCCACCGCCAGACGTTTAGGCGCACTGGTAGAAGCCTTTGATATTCGTCCAGAAGTGAAAGAACAGGTGGAAAGTTTAGGCGGTAAATTCGTAGAAATGACCGTTGAGGAAGAAACCACCACCAAAGATGGTTACGCCAAAGAAGTTTCTAAAGATGCGAAACAAAAATCCCAAGAACTGATCGCCAAGCACGTGGCTACGGCGGATGTGGTGATCACTACCGCACAAGTACAAGGAAAACGAGCGCCACAACTGGTGACAACGGAGATGATCAAGGAAATGAAATCTGGTTCTGTCATCGTTGATTTAGCTGGCGAACAGGGAGGGAACTGCGAACCCACCGAAGCTGGAAAAGATATCCAAGTTGAACCGGGTATCACTGTCATCGGACCGATTAATCTTCCTTCCTCGCTTCCCGTTCACTCTAGCCAGATGTACAGCAAAAATATTTCTACCCTTTTGCAATATCTGGTTAAAGAGGAACAAATGCAACTCAATTTTGAAGACGATATTATCAACAGTATTTGTCTCACTCACGATGGCGAACTCCGTAACCAACGAGTTAAGGATATTTTAGCCACGAAAACCGAATCAAAAGTCTAG
- a CDS encoding nucleotidyltransferase family protein gives MVTTKDEIIQNLQKHRNQLKEFGVNELGIFGSFVTGTVTANSDLDIFVIFNPEQKTFRNFMELSCFLEDLFERKVDLVTPESLSPHFGFKILREVEYVSFS, from the coding sequence ATGGTAACAACGAAAGATGAAATTATTCAAAATTTGCAGAAACATCGAAACCAGCTAAAAGAATTTGGGGTCAATGAGTTGGGAATATTCGGTTCTTTTGTTACTGGAACTGTCACAGCTAATAGTGACTTAGATATTTTTGTTATTTTTAATCCTGAACAAAAAACGTTCCGAAATTTCATGGAACTAAGTTGTTTTCTAGAAGATTTATTTGAGCGTAAAGTTGACTTAGTTACCCCAGAATCTTTAAGTCCTCACTTTGGCTTTAAAATCTTGCGGGAGGTTGAATATGTCTCATTCTCCTAA